One Malus sylvestris chromosome 14, drMalSylv7.2, whole genome shotgun sequence DNA segment encodes these proteins:
- the LOC126598604 gene encoding uncharacterized protein LOC126598604, translated as MDGMNDHERAIAWLWAIEALASFKQVDASLLHDLIALAPPLPDDMGNNAKERVALKSLESLFKFDSCNVTSGDVPSSAQRSKIGFNLTETCQNVLKRIVNETPESDLRTGGPGLLKWDIQPFIMHKRASLPKCALKQLKDSILDGTHLHADVLRKKGGLTLRNDGNRVLLRDSNPRLNESGSNAQNMRVKGIADPLIIEHENKILEEYPSNANLFPSKRHRISSDAENMEDDNRSSVNDSDDWKIKSKKMKRDASYVSESTEQNQIPLHAKERLEDLSERESCDLAEIQMGMMEEGAVLEDCIDIYTSSKRCGQSSGNTILKSQSENHLNATSIPQDKFMDEAHQNLCIDQAKDDGGIHPEPITSSVAPPDGTQQKVSAKVATCNNENESHIKASPPVSTEGPQNKSISESSNGLVMENLADENHNSVIGCDDCCAITKKMKWDPSYVLRSIEKNQIPLHVRELLEDSSERDVPLLERERCDLAENQMGTMDKGKVIEDGHDDHTTSKRCGQSTDPAVNKIQTENPCNAGSLPQDTFKDEVPKYTYNDEVEDDGGLHPEQRASFVAAPDETLHKISAEVFNRNSEHDFHVEVSLPASTDESQQKSMANEGKGDEHFPEPRTLGIASLDETQNDSNSECDSHIKVAHPASDEESQQKSIAKEARELLDWLCHYESKTMTDSVEFHDEKIDAVMKKHALLSSQSTSSQYSETTKNVCKKPNEGSLLICDTSNCPVVVHENWLRSSDILYEKDNFKCPFCSYSLALTEYLDSKKRASMLKKDLDAFIHTLEHQPKESLGGEHNKENICMRKSHEDLNAKTKNHQNGHLGKSVEHLGKQCEERENEVNYPQLQNIIGTEQQVAPSGSCIPNNSESRDESVTLVGINLDVSTGEKIWKEKVIQKCIAVVGLDGCQNQRPAKGDTLSVKNTVSLLVDQRQAIVSEKGGLQQHINYAPREPGHALNVDSEQAGAQKFSTSNYNTRLRKKIPYTSPPISQLRRVKVPWSVEEEEMLKKGVQTFSRIDERTLPWKQILEFGGSVFLHSRTPGDLKDKWRNICRRRPKSN; from the exons ACGCCAGAATCTGATTTGAGAACGGGTGGACCGGGGCTGTTGAAATGGGATATTCAACCCTTTATTATGCATAAAAGAGCTTCTTTGCCCAAATGTGCATTGAAACAG CTGAAGGATTCGATTCTTGATGGCACACATCTACATGCAGACGTCTTGAGAAAAAAAGGCGGTTTAACACTTAGAAATGATGGAAATAGAGTTCTTTTGAGAGATAGTAATCCCAGGCTCAATGAGAGTGGCTCTAATGCTCAAAACATGCGAGTCAAGGGAATCGCAGATCCTCTGATTATTGAGCATGAGAATAAAATATTGGAAGAATATCCGAGTAATGCAAATCTATTTCCTTCCAAAAGGCATAGGATTTCCTCAGATGCTGAAAACATGGAAGATGACAACCGTAGTAGCGTGAATGATTCTGATGACTGGAAAATAAAATCCAAGAAGATGAAGCGGGATGCCTCTTACGTTTCAGAGTCTACAGAACAGAACCAAATTCCTTTACATGCAAAAGAACGGTTGGAAGATTTGTCTGAGAGGGAAAGCTGTGACTTGGCTGAAATTCAGATGGGAATGATGGAGGAAGGCGCAGTCTTAGAGGATTGTATTGATATTTATACTTCCTCAAAGAGATGTGGACAAAGCAGCGGCAATACAATCCTTAAGAGTCAGTCAGAAAATCATCTTAATGCCACTTCAATACCTCAAGATAAATTTATGGATGAAGCCCATCAAAATTTATGTATTGATCAAGCCAAAGATGATGGTGGGATTCATCCTGAACCAATAACATCAAGTGTTGCTCCTCCAGATGGAACTCAACAAAAAGTTTCTGCTAAAGTAGCAACTTGTAACAATGAGAATGAAAGTCATATTAAGGCATCACCTCCTGTTTCTACCGAGGGACCCCAAAACAAGAGCATCTCTGAAAGTAGCAATGGCTTGGTTATGGAGAATCTGGCAGATGAAAACCATAATAGTGTAATTGGTTGTGATGATTGCTGTGCAATTACCAAGAAGATGAAGTGGGACCCCTCATATGTTTTACGGTCTATTGAGAAGAACCAAATTCCTCTACATGTAAGAGAACTGTTGGAAGATTCATCTGAAAGAGATGTTCCACTTCTGGAGAGAGAAAGGTGTGACTTGGCAGAAAATCAGATGGGAACAATGGACAAAGGCAAGGTCATAGAGGATGGTCATGATGATCATACTACCTCAAAGAGGTGCGGACAAAGCACTGACCCTGCAGTCAATAAAATTCAGACAGAAAATCCTTGTAATGCCGGTTCATTGCCTCAAGACACATTTAAGGATGAAGTCcctaaatatacatataatgaTGAAGTGGAAGATGATGGTGGGCTTCATCCTGAACAAAGAGCATCTTTTGTTGCTGCTCCAGATGAAACCCTGCATAAGATTTCTGCTGAGGTTTTTAATCGTAACAGTGAGCATGATTTTCATGTTGAAGTATCACTTCCTGCATCCACAGATGAATCCCAACAGAAAAGCATGGCTAATGAAGGTAAAGGCGATGAACATTTTCCTGAACCGAGAACTTTAGGTATAGCTTCACTTGATGAAACCCAGAATGATTCTAACAGTGAGTGTGATTCTCATATTAAAGTGGCACATCCTGCATCTGACGAGGAGTCCCAGCAGAAGAGTATTGCTAAAGAAGCGAGAGAGCTCTTGGACTGGCTATGTCATTATGAATCAAAGACCATGACTGATAGTGTTGAATTTCATGATGAGAAGATTGATGCTGTCATGAAGAAGCATGCTTTGTTGAGCTCTCAATCCACATCCAGTCAATACTCCGAGACAACCAAAAATGTTTGTAAGAAGCCTAATGAAGGCAGTCTGTTGATCTGTGATACCAGTAATTGCCCTGTTGTGGTTCATGAAAACTGGCTGCGTTCCTCAGACATTTTATATGAGAAGGATAACTTTAAATGCCCCTTCTGTTCGTATTCTCTTGCCCTTACTGAATACCTTGATTCTAAGAAAAGAGCCTCAATGTTGAAGAAAGACCTAGATGCATTTATTCATACTCTGGAACATCAGCCAAAAGAAAGCCTCGGAGGTGAGCACAACAAGGAGAATATCTGCATGAGAAAATCTCATGAGGATCTGAATGCGAAAACTAAAAATCATCAGAATGGGCATTTGGGAAAGAGTGTAGAACATCTCGGAAAGCAATGTGAAGAACGTGAAAATGAAGTCAATTACCCTCAACTACAGAATATTATAGGCACCGAGCAACAAGTAGCACCGTCTGGATCTTGTATTCCTAACAATTCAGAGTCTAGAGATGAAAGTGTAACTCTAGTTGGTATAAACTTGGATGTATCAACTGGTGAAAAAATATGGAAAGAAAAGGTGATCCAGAAGTGCATAGCTGTGGTAGGGCTTGATGGATGTCAGAACCAAAGACCAGCTAAAGGTGATACTTTGTCCGTTAAAAATACAGTAAGCCTCCTTGTTGACCAAAGACAAGCTATAGTATCTGAGAAAGGAGGTCTGCAGCAGCACATTAATTATGCGCCAAGGGAACCAGGCCATGCACTTAATGTTGATTCTGAGCAAGCTGGTGCTCAGAAGTTTAGCACTTCCAATTACAACACAAGACTCCGGAAGAAAATTCCCTA CACATCCCCGCCCATCTCTCAGTTAAGGAGGGTAAAAGTTCCGTGGAGCGTTGAGGAGGAAGAAATGCTTAAG AAGGGAGTTCAAACCTTTTCAAGAATTGATGAAAGAACTCTTCCATGGAAGCAAATATTGGAGTTTGGTGGTTCTGTGTTTCTGCATAGTCGTACGCCAGGGGACCTTAAGGACAAATGGAGGAACATATGCAGACGGCGTCCGAAGTCGAATTGA